A window of the Carassius gibelio isolate Cgi1373 ecotype wild population from Czech Republic chromosome B16, carGib1.2-hapl.c, whole genome shotgun sequence genome harbors these coding sequences:
- the zdhhc18a gene encoding palmitoyltransferase ZDHHC18a isoform X2 → MKNCEYQQIDPGALGTSNTRTSTTLPCGKKNSQRPRRKWEVFPGKNRFFCDGRIMMGRQCGVLPLTIGLILITSGLFFTFDCPFLVHHLTVFIPVIGGVLFVFVIITLLQTSFTDPGILPRALPDEAVDIERQIDNSGSSTYRPPPRTKEILINDQVVKLKYCFTCKMFRPPRTSHCSLCDNCVERFDHHCPWVGNCVGKRNYRFFYAFIVSLSFLTSFIFGCVITHLTLRSQGVNGIIQAIQDSPASIAELVICFFSIWSILGLSGFHTYLVASNLTTNEDIKGSWSSKRGEESGNPYTYNNIFTNCCVVLCGPMPPSLIDRRGFLPPDDAPQTVTSDTELPPFMSKNDANMEENCQEFANSCTA, encoded by the exons atgaaaaattgtgAGTATCAACAAATAGACCCAGGAGCGCTCGGAACATCGAACACCCGGACCTCCACCACTTTACCCTGTGGAAAGAAAAACTCCCAGCGCCCACGGAGGAAATGGGAAGTTTTCCCTGGAAAAAATCGCTTCTTCTGTGATGGGCGTATTATGATGGGCAGGCAATGCGGTGTGCTTCCGCTCACCATCGGCCTAATCTTAATCACCAGTGGCTTATTTTTCACTTTTGA TTGCCCCTTTCTGGTGCATCACCTTACTGTCTTCATTCCAGTAATTGGTGGGGTGTTATTTGTATTTGTCATCATCACCCTCCTTCAAACCAGTTTTACAGACCCAGGGATATTACCCAGGGCTTTGCCGGACGAGGCTGTGGACATTGAGAGACAGATTG ATAATTCTGGATCTTCAACATACCGTCCACCTCCCCGGACGAAAGAGATCCTTATAAATGACCAGGTGGTCAAGCTTAAATACTGTTTCACATGCAAGATGTTCCGTCCACCCCGGACATCCCACTGCAGCCTGTGTGATAACTGTGTCG AGCGTTTCGACCATCATTGTCCTTGGGTGGGAAACTGTGTTGGGAAGCGAAACTATCGCTTTTTTTACGCATTCATAGTGTCTCTATCCTTTTTGACCTCCTTTATCTTTGGCTGTGTGATCACTCACCTCACTTTAA GATCACAAGGTGTGAATGGTATCATCCAGGCAATACAGGACAGCCCAGCCAG TATTGCCGAGCTGGTCATTTGCTTCTTTTCCATCTGGTCCATTCTTGGTCTGTCAGGTTTCCATACGTATCTTGTTGCCTCCAACCTCACAACCAACGAAGAT ATTAAAGGCTCTTGGTCCAGTAAAAGAGGAGAAGAATCAGGGAATCCTTACACCTATAACAACATCTTTACAAACTGCTGTGTGGTGCTTTGTGGGCCGATGCCACCCAG CTTGATTGACAGAAGAGGCTTTTTACCTCCAGATGACGCACCTCAAACAGTGACCTCTGACACTGAGCTCCCTCCTTTCATGTCTAAGAATGACGCAAATATG GAGGAGAACTGTCAGGAGTTTGCTAACTCCTGCACTGCCTGA
- the LOC127975352 gene encoding LOW QUALITY PROTEIN: GPI mannosyltransferase 2-like (The sequence of the model RefSeq protein was modified relative to this genomic sequence to represent the inferred CDS: inserted 1 base in 1 codon), protein MFYCYFRSLKFVLNMSPSNTCINEDMWTVVRFATFTRLLSLVLQAVLNAVIPDHVADAFSPPRTETPLLLDPVIEALFGGLSHWDAEHFLFIAERGYLYEHNFAFFPLFPLILRFLAATVLWPLCGLLTLHGRLLLAVAIGNSILFVLSAVALYRLSHLVLQDRKLALVAVLMYCLTPANVFMIAGYSETLFAALTFAGLWILETRFTIGACLLFGFATGARANGLVNAGFLLYLKEQGAFSIITMSGNLFVLFSQEHFMQLSXALPFCLFQFYGYQTFCHPTASQVPPVLLNLARDKGYRVADAASPTPEWCQWQIPILYSYIQDVYWEVGFLRYFQWKQTPNFILALPVATLGFIASYIYVMANPVFCMYLGLGDRGKDRKMYGFCNPRVFVYIVHSSVLLLFGIFCMHVQVLTRFLASSSPVLYWISAHLLFQYEPLLQDEKLLRSDQIQHQKDHKPGFGFVSMWRNNEVVYLLMHWQTCSIYTRCILGYFISYWSLGLALHCNFLPWT, encoded by the exons ATGTTCTACTGTTATTTTCGTTCATTAAAGTTTGTGCTAAATATGTCGCCTTCAAACACTTGTATAAATGAAGACATGTGGACAGTTGTACGGTTTGCAACGTTCACGCGACTACTTTCCCTTGTTTTACAG GCTGTGCTGAATGCAGTGATTCCCGACCATGTGGCAGATGCCTTCAGCCCTCCACGAACAGAGACCCCTCTCCTGCTAGACCCCGTCATCGAAGCATTATTTGGTGGCCTTAGTCACTGGGATGCAGAACATTTCCTCTTCATTGCAGAACGTGGCTACTTGTATGAACACAACTTTGCATTCTTTCCATTGTTTCCTCTCATCCTGCGATTCCTGGCAGCCACTGTGCTGTGGCCCTTGTGTGGACTCCTCACATTGCATGGCCGTTTACTTTTAGCTGTGGCTATAGGGAATAGCATTCTCTTTGTCCTAAGTGCTGTAGCACTCTACCGACTTAGTCATTTGGTGCTGCAAGACCGAAAACTTGCCCTTGTTGCAGTTTTAATGTACTGTCTGACACCAGCTAATGTTTTTATGATTGCAGGCTATTCAGAGACTCTCTTTGCAGCACTTACCTTTGCAGGTCTCTGGATACTAGAGACCAGATTCACAATCGGAGCTTGTCTTCTGTTTGGGTTTGCTACTGGTGCTCGTGCCAATGGATTAGTGAATGCTGGATTTTTGCTGTACCTCA AGGAGCAGGGGGCTTTCAGTATCATCACTATGTCTGGGAACTTATTCGTTTTGTTCTCACAGGAGCATTTTATGCAGCTCT TGGCACtacctttttgtttgtttcagttcTATGGCTACCAAACATTTTGTCATCCGACTGCAAGTCAAGTTCCTCCTGTGCTGCTTAATCTGGCCCGGGACAAAGGATACCGTGTGGCTGATGCAGCATCTCCAACACCAGAATGGTGCCAATGGCAAATTCCAATTTTGTATTCGTACATACAGGATGTTTATTGGGAGGTGGGCTTCCTGCGATACTTTCAGTGGAAGCAGACACCCAACTTTATCTTGGCGCTGCCTGTTGCAACTCTGGGATTCATAgcttcatatatatatgtaatggcCAACCCAGTGTTTTGTATGTATTTGGGGTTGGGAGACAGAGGTAAAGACCGAAAAATGTATGGTTTCTGTAACCCAAGAGTTTTTGTTTACATCGTGCACAGTTCTGTCCTACTGCTTTTTGGAATATTCTGCATGCATGTGCAG GTGTTGACACGCTTTCTTGCTTCCTCCTCGCCTGTTCTCTACTGGATCAGTGCCCACCTGCTATTTCAGTATGAACCTCTGCTGCAAGATGAAAAGCTGTTAAGATCAGACCAAATACAACATCAAAAGGATCACAAACCTGGCTTTGGCTTTGTTAGCATGTGGAGAAATAATGAAGTTGTTTACCTCTTGATGCACTGGCAGACTTGCTCCATTTATACACGATGCATACTGGGGTATTTCATATCATATTGGTCTTTAGGTCTGGCTCTGCACTGTAATTTCCTTCCCTGGACGTAA
- the zdhhc18a gene encoding palmitoyltransferase ZDHHC18a isoform X1 translates to MKNCEYQQIDPGALGTSNTRTSTTLPCGKKNSQRPRRKWEVFPGKNRFFCDGRIMMGRQCGVLPLTIGLILITSGLFFTFDCPFLVHHLTVFIPVIGGVLFVFVIITLLQTSFTDPGILPRALPDEAVDIERQIDNSGSSTYRPPPRTKEILINDQVVKLKYCFTCKMFRPPRTSHCSLCDNCVERFDHHCPWVGNCVGKRNYRFFYAFIVSLSFLTSFIFGCVITHLTLRSQGVNGIIQAIQDSPASIAELVICFFSIWSILGLSGFHTYLVASNLTTNEDIKGSWSSKRGEESGNPYTYNNIFTNCCVVLCGPMPPSLIDRRGFLPPDDAPQTVTSDTELPPFMSKNDANMCTQGTKELLESMAHSSVIQSTCAPGTPKTAPVSQESLLHTISITVSPPNRPPSTGCSGHQALRPIDVSCSQKGNKRAALHTHKPMLRVPSPPCSLGHSPIILSDAPDMGFIPLN, encoded by the exons atgaaaaattgtgAGTATCAACAAATAGACCCAGGAGCGCTCGGAACATCGAACACCCGGACCTCCACCACTTTACCCTGTGGAAAGAAAAACTCCCAGCGCCCACGGAGGAAATGGGAAGTTTTCCCTGGAAAAAATCGCTTCTTCTGTGATGGGCGTATTATGATGGGCAGGCAATGCGGTGTGCTTCCGCTCACCATCGGCCTAATCTTAATCACCAGTGGCTTATTTTTCACTTTTGA TTGCCCCTTTCTGGTGCATCACCTTACTGTCTTCATTCCAGTAATTGGTGGGGTGTTATTTGTATTTGTCATCATCACCCTCCTTCAAACCAGTTTTACAGACCCAGGGATATTACCCAGGGCTTTGCCGGACGAGGCTGTGGACATTGAGAGACAGATTG ATAATTCTGGATCTTCAACATACCGTCCACCTCCCCGGACGAAAGAGATCCTTATAAATGACCAGGTGGTCAAGCTTAAATACTGTTTCACATGCAAGATGTTCCGTCCACCCCGGACATCCCACTGCAGCCTGTGTGATAACTGTGTCG AGCGTTTCGACCATCATTGTCCTTGGGTGGGAAACTGTGTTGGGAAGCGAAACTATCGCTTTTTTTACGCATTCATAGTGTCTCTATCCTTTTTGACCTCCTTTATCTTTGGCTGTGTGATCACTCACCTCACTTTAA GATCACAAGGTGTGAATGGTATCATCCAGGCAATACAGGACAGCCCAGCCAG TATTGCCGAGCTGGTCATTTGCTTCTTTTCCATCTGGTCCATTCTTGGTCTGTCAGGTTTCCATACGTATCTTGTTGCCTCCAACCTCACAACCAACGAAGAT ATTAAAGGCTCTTGGTCCAGTAAAAGAGGAGAAGAATCAGGGAATCCTTACACCTATAACAACATCTTTACAAACTGCTGTGTGGTGCTTTGTGGGCCGATGCCACCCAG CTTGATTGACAGAAGAGGCTTTTTACCTCCAGATGACGCACCTCAAACAGTGACCTCTGACACTGAGCTCCCTCCTTTCATGTCTAAGAATGACGCAAATATG TGCACACAAGGCACAAAAGAGCTTTTAGAATCAATGGCACACTCCTCAGTGATCCAGAGCACCTGCGCTCCAGGCACACCCAAAACTGCCCCGGTCTCCCAAGAGAGTCTACTACACACCATCTCTATCACCGTCTCTCCCCCCAACAGGCCTCCTTCTACTGGCTGTTCAGGCCACCAGGCCCTGCGCCCCATAGACGTTTCCTGCTCCCAGAAAGGGAACAAACGGGCCGCTCTTCACACCCATAAACCCATGTTGCGTGTACCCAGCCCTCCCTGCTCCCTCGGCCACAGTCCAATCATTCTAAGTGATGCTCCTGACATGGGCTTCATCCCATTGAACTGA